The following coding sequences are from one Eleginops maclovinus isolate JMC-PN-2008 ecotype Puerto Natales chromosome 11, JC_Emac_rtc_rv5, whole genome shotgun sequence window:
- the gja2 gene encoding gap junction protein, alpha 2: protein MGDWNSLGKLLESAQEHSTVVGKVWLTVLFIFRILVLGAAAEKVWGDEQSGFTCDTKQPGCQNVCYDKTFPISHIRFWSMQIIFVSTPTLIYLGHILHLVRMEEKEKQKEKDLAMQSEKQTQQLHVTKAKKASIKDNQGHVRLKGALLRTYVFNIIFKTLFEVFFIVAQYFLYGFELRPMYTCDRWPCPNMVNCYISRPTEKTVFIIFMLAVACVSLLLNLVEIYHLGFKKCQQGLRYRRSHAANEASKTLTDVIPYVPEYSYFSGHHAVPGAFHTEQTSAFSPYSSKVVFKQNRDNMAVEKGQEEEDDAEENKLARHALLELQNQHRNSCQSSRQSSHRSRMDGLNI from the coding sequence ATGGGGGACTGGAACTCGTTGGGGAAGCTGCTGGAAAGCGCCCAGGAACACTCCACTGTTGTGGGCAAAGTCTGGCTCACAGTGCTGTTTATCTTCCGCATCCTGGTGCTGGGAGCCGCCGCTGAGAAGGTGTGGGGCGACGAGCAGTCCGGCTTCACGTGTGACACCAAGCAGCCCGGTTGTCAGAACGTCTGCTATGACAAGACCTTCCCTATTTCTCACATCCGCTTCTGGTCAATGCAGATCATCTTTGTCTCAACGCCAACTCTCATTTATCTCGGCCACATCCTTCATCTAGTCCGcatggaggaaaaggaaaaacagaaagagaaagacctTGCAATGCAGAGTGAAAAGCAAACCCAGCAATTACATGTCACTAAAGCCAAGAAGGCCTCAATTAAAGACAACCAGGGCCATGTTCGCTTGAAAGGCGCACTCTTGCGTACCTACGTCTTCAACATTATTTTCAAGACACTTTTTGAGGTGTTCTTTATTGTAGCTCAGTACTTCCTGTATGGTTTTGAGCTCAGGCCCATGTACACCTGCGACCGCTGGCCTTGCCCCAACATGGTGAACTGCTACATCTCCAGACCTACTGAGAAGACggtcttcatcatcttcatgtTGGCCGTGGCCTgcgtctctctgctgctcaacCTGGTGGAAATTTACCATCTAGGTTTCAAAAAGTGCCAGCAGGGCCTCCGTTACAGACGATCACATGCTGCCAATGAGGCTTCCAAGACCCTAACTGATGTCATACCCTATGTCCCAGAATATAGCTACTTTTCTGGGCATCATGCAGTGCCTGGAGCTTTCCACACGGAGCAAACCTCAGCCTTCAGCCCCTACAGCAGCAAAGTGGTCTTCAAGCAGAACAGAGACAATATGGCGGTGGAGAAAGGtcaagaagaggaagatgatgcGGAGGAGAATAAACTCGCCAGACATGCCTTATTAGAGTTGCAAAATCAGCATAGGAACAGTTGTCAGTCAAGCAGGCAGAGCAGTCACAGGAGCCGGATGGATGGCCTGAATATTTAG
- the gjb1a gene encoding LOW QUALITY PROTEIN: connexin 27.5 (The sequence of the model RefSeq protein was modified relative to this genomic sequence to represent the inferred CDS: inserted 1 base in 1 codon), with the protein MPLTPPAEPDPEPKMNWASFYAVISGVNRHSTGIGRIWLSXLFIFRILVLVVAAESVWGDEKSGFICNTQQPGCNSVCYDHFFPISHIRLWALQLILVSTPALLVAMHVAHRRHVDKRIYKLSGRSNPKDLEQIKTQKMKISGALWWTYIISLFFRIVFEVTFMYLFYMIYPGYKMIRLVKCNSYPCPNTVDCFVSRPTEKTVFTVFMLAVSGVCIILNIAEVLFLVGKACGKHLHSAGESTVGAWIQQKLCS; encoded by the exons ATGCCTCTTACACCTCCTGCTGAGCCGG ACCCGGAACCAAAAATGAACTGGGCATCGTTTTATGCTGTCATCAGCGGGGTGAACAGACACTCCACGGGCATCGGTCGCATCTGGCTCt gtctcttcatttttcGCATCCTGGTTCTGGTGGTGGCAGCGGAGAGCGTGTGGGGCGATGAGAAGTCCGGCTTCATTTGCAACACTCAGCAGCCGGGCTGCAACAGCGTCTGCTATGACCACTTCTTTCCCATCTCCCACATCCGCCTCTGGGCGCTCCAGCTCATCCTGGTTTCAACCCCTGCCCTGCTGGTAGCCATGCATGTGGCCCACCGTCGCCACGTGGACAAGAGGATCTACAAACTCTCAGGGCGATCCAACCCCAAAGACCTGGAGCAGATAAAGACTCAGAAGATGAAAATCTCAGGGGCTCTCTGGTGGACCTACATTATCAGCCTGTTTTTCCGCATTGTCTTTGAGGTCAcctttatgtatttgttttacatgaTCTACCCTGGGTACAAGATGATCCGCCTGGTGAAGTGTAACTCGTACCCCTGTCCCAACACGGTGGACTGCTTCGTGTCGAGGCCCACGGAGAAAACTGTCTTCACAGTGTTCATGCTGGCTGTGTCAGGGGTTTGTATTATACTCAACATTGCAGAGGTGCTGTTCCTGGTGGGGAAGGCCTGCGGTAAGCATTTGCACTCTGCTGGAGAGTCGACTGTGGGGGCTTGGATCCAACAGAAACTCTGCTCGTAG
- the LOC134872093 gene encoding oligophrenin-1-like, producing MGHPPLEFSDCYLDSPDFRETLKCYELELERTSKFLKELIKDGNSVITAIKGYSLAIQKFSQTLSMFQFDVIGDSLTDDEINIAQSFQEFAGLLQEVEHDRMMLVQNASDLLIKPLEKFRKEQIGVTKEKKKKFEKDSEKYLSQIDKHLNMSAKKKESQLQEADDLLDKERVNFCESSVEYVYQIHQVQDRKKFDVVEPVLAFLHSVLTLNNLTVEMTQDFMPYKQELQLSLQNTRNNYESTREEMEELMKRMKHPSQIRQMHSFQPLEGYLYCQEKWALGVSWVKYYCKYYKEGRQLLMVPCEQKTTTKQGPTQLTLKSCIRRKTESIDKRFCFDVETIERNTPVTFQALTEGDRKLWMEAMDGKEPIYHSPIHKQAEMELNETGFKFVRKCINFIETNGISQEGVYRTVGSNIQVQKLLNAFFDPTNPGDVDFHSSEMDVKTITSALKFYLRSLSEPLMTYSLHRDLICAAKSDNIDFRLSEVHSLSYKLPEKNREMVEMLIKHLVNVCSHSDENRMTPSNMAVIFGPTLMRAQEETVAAMLDIKFQNIVVEILIENCKKIFSYVPEDSTAPPVPPPRITPRKRQPITISKRPPRVFQALSHDHFHTENGQNDSSIAAEEVSSNPVPLQRTRPVGCAPQLPREPPPRLALMPRPGSRHDKHSDPDAGRIDDTRQRPDSSAAANGESGVYVSRVPSFQGRKLPPKVTPVNREADSDGLTRTRSTEKQPICRPPVRPPEPPSRFPASLKIPSAASSESNAISYVASKTKFFENASRHVASPPASPSSSTSSNV from the exons ATGGGGCACCCTCCTCTGGAGTTTAGTGACTGCTATCTGGATAGCCcggacttcagagagactctCAAGTGTTATGAACTGGAGCTGGAGAGGACAAGCAAATTCCTAAAAGAGTTGATAAAAGATGGCAACAGTGTGATCACTGCAATCAAAG gCTATTCTTTGGCAATACAGAAGTTCTCCCAAACTCTCAGCATGTTCCAGTTCGACGTCATCGGTGACTCCCTGACAGATGATGAGATTAACATTG CTCAGTCCTTCCAGGAGTTTGCCGGCCTCCTGCAGGAAGTGGAGCACGACAGGATGATGCTG GTTCAGAACGCCTCCGATCTGCTCATCAAGCCGCTGGAGAAGTTCAGAAAGGAGCAAATCGGAGTTACAAAA gaaaagaaaaaaaagtttgagaaagaCAGTGAGAAATATCTCTCCCAGATAGACAAACACCTGAATATGTCTGCCAAGAAGAAAGAGAGCCAACTTCAAGAG GCTGACGATCTCCTTGACAAAGAGCGAGTGAATTTCTGCGAGTCGTCGGTGGAGTATGTATACCAGATCCATCAGGTGCAGGACAGGAAGAAGTTTGATGTGGTGGAGCCG GTGCTGGCGTTTCTTCACAGCGTGCTCACGCTCAACAACCTGACAGTGGAGATGACTCAGGACTTCATGCCTTACAAACAAGAGCTGCAGCTCAGCTTGCAGAAC ACGAGAAACAACTATGAGAGCACTCGtgaggagatggaggagctgATGAAGAGAATGAAACACCCGTCGCAGATCCGTCAAATGCACAGCTTCCAGCCCCTCGAGGGCTACCTGTACTGTCAGGAGAAGT GGGCTCTTGGTGTGTCCTGGGTCAAATATTATTGCAAGTATTACAAGGAGGGAAGACAGCTGCTCATGGTGCCGTGTGAACAGAAGACCACAACCAAACAG GGCCCTACGCAGCTGACTTTAAAGTCCTGCATCCGCCGCAAGACGGAGTCCATAGACAAGCGCTTCTGCTTCGACGTGGAAACCATCGAGAG AAACACGCCCGTCACTTTCCAAGCTCTTAcggagggagacaggaagttGTGGATGGAGGCCATGGATGGAAAAGAGCCT ATCTATCATTCCCCAATTCACAAGCAAGCTGAAA TGGAACTGAATGAAACAGGATTCAAGTTTGTGCGAAAATGCATCAACTTCATTGAAACAAACG GCATCTCACAAGAAGGAGTGTACCGAACAGTTGGCAGCAACATCCAAGTGCAGAAGCTTTTAAATGCCTTCTTTG ACCCAACAAACCCAGGAGACGTTGATTTCCACAGCAGCGAAATGGATGTTAAAACAATCACAAGTGCACTGAAGTTTTATCTGAG gagcTTGTCTGAACCTCTGATGACCTACAGTCTGCACAGAGACCTCATATGTGCTGCAA AGTCCGATAATATCGATTTTCGGCTGAGTGAGGTTCATTCCCTTTCGTACAAACTACCAGAGAAGAATCGGGAGATGGTGGAGATGCTTATCAAACACTTGGTCAA TGTGTGCAGTCACAGTGATGAGAATCGGATGACCCCTTCAAACATGGCGGTTATCTTTGGACCCACGCTGATGAGAGCACAGGAGGAGACGGTGGCAGCCATGTTGGATATCAAGTTCCAGAATATTGTCGTTGAAATTCTGATTGAGAACTGCAAAAAG ATCTTCAGTTATGTGCCGGAGGACAGCACTGCCCCACCTGTCCCTCCCCCGCGCATCACCCCGAGGAAGCGGCAACCAATCACAATCTCCAAGCGGCCACCTCGTGTTTTTCAGGCTCTTAGTCATGACCACTTTCACACAGAAA ATGGCCAGAATGACAGCTCTATTGCAGCTGAGGAGGTCTCAAGCAACCCCGTCCCCCTGCAGCGGACGAGACCTGTGGGCTGTGCTCCGCAGCTTCCAAGAGAGCCTCCTCCGAGACTAGCGCTGATGCCCAGGCCAGGTAGCCGTCATGACAAACACTCAGACCCTGACGCTGGCAGGATAGACGATACGAGACAAAGGCCGGATTCTTCTGCAGCGGCAAATGGGGAGTCTGGAGTCTATGTGAGCAGAGTACCGTCGTTCCAGGGCAGGAAACTACCTCCTAAAGTCACGCCAGTCAACCGAGAAG cgGATTCCGATGGTCTGACCAGGACGAGGTCCACAGAGAAACAACCCATTTGCAGACCCCCTGTCAGGCCTCCTGAGCCACCCTCACGGTTCCCCGCTTCACTAAAGATCCCGAGTGCAGCCAGCAGCGAGAGCAACGCCATATCCTA TGTTGCTTCTAAAACCAAGTTTTTTGAGAATGCCTCTCGGCATGTTGCCAG TCCACCGgcatctccatcctcatcaaCAAGTTCAAATGTGTAA